Below is a genomic region from Caulobacter rhizosphaerae.
CGTCGACGCCGGCGGCGCGTCCTGGCGGGCGAACAGGTTGATGAAGTCGTCGCCGTCGGCGTTGCCAGCCCGGAAGTCGGCGTCGTCGCTGAGCGCGACCACGATCTCGACCGCGCCGCCGACATGGCGCGCCTGGGCGCCCTTGACCCAGCGCGGCGGACCGACGTTCAGCGGCGAGAGGTTGGGATTGGCGTCGCGCGGAAAACGCAACACCACCGACGTTCCCTCCCGGCGCGCCTGCATGCCGCGCGAGCCGGGGAATTCCAGGCGGGTGAAGTCGGGGGCCTGGGCGACCCTGACCTGGAGGCCCGTCGAAGCGGCGGGACGCGGCGCGGCGGCCTTGCGGGGAGCGGGCTTGGAGACCTGGCGCGGCGCAGCCGAGATCGACACCGTCGGGGTCACGACCCCGAGGATGCAGATCGCCGCGACCGTCGATCTCAGGATCCCTCCCAGCGTCATGCCCCCGCCCGTGCTCCCGTCCTAGCCGGCCTTCTTGCCGCCGGCCTTGCCGGCCTCGGGACCCGCGCCGGCCAGCGGCGCGGCCGCGGCCTGGACCGCGGAATCGGCGGCGGGCTTGTCGGCGGCGGCCAGGGCGGCGCGCTGCTTGGCGATCGCGTCGGCCGACAGGCGGTTGGCCAGGCGCTCGGTCAGGATCTTGGCGTCGGCCGGCGACATGTTGGCCAGGATCATCGAGAGCGTCCGCTCCTTCATCTTGGCGGCGATCGGCAGGCGCACGCTGTCGTCCAGCACGCTCATGCGGGCGGCGGCGTCCTTGGGCTTCATGGCCGAATAGACCGTGACCATGCGCATGGCCTCGGCTTCCTTCTGGGCGTCGGCCTGGCCCAGAAGGCCCTGGATCTCGCCCTTCATGCCGTTCAGCGCCTTCATCTTGGCGTCGAGCTTGGCCTCGGCGGCGGCCAGCAGCTGCAGCTGGACGTCAATGTCCTGCTCCCGCTGGTCCAGTTGGCCGCGACGCTGGCCCAGGCTCTGCAGCACGCGCAGTTCGGCCGGCGACAGGCCCGCTTCCTTGGCCAGGTCATTGGCCGACGGCGCGCAGATCGCCGGCGGGGCCTTGGCCGCGGCGTCCTTGCCGGCGTCAGCGGCCGAAGCGGCCTTGTCGGCGTCGGGCTTGGCCACGCCCTCGGCGAAGGCCTTGGCGCCGCTCAGCAGGTCCGGAACGGACTTGGCGCCGGCCAGGGCGTTGACGGCGAGCACGCCGACCACGGCGACCCCGACGATCGGCAGGATGCGCGGAACGTTTTTCATCGACGGCCCCTAAAGGTCGAACCGGGGCGCGGCGGATCTTCCGGGCCCTCGAACAGGTCATCATCTATCCGCGCCCGTGAACGCGGGGTTTCCTTTGGCGCCGAAGGCCGCGCGGTGGAAGGCGGCGGGGCGTCGCGGGGGATGCGGGCCTCGCGGTCC
It encodes:
- a CDS encoding MotE family protein — encoded protein: MKNVPRILPIVGVAVVGVLAVNALAGAKSVPDLLSGAKAFAEGVAKPDADKAASAADAGKDAAAKAPPAICAPSANDLAKEAGLSPAELRVLQSLGQRRGQLDQREQDIDVQLQLLAAAEAKLDAKMKALNGMKGEIQGLLGQADAQKEAEAMRMVTVYSAMKPKDAAARMSVLDDSVRLPIAAKMKERTLSMILANMSPADAKILTERLANRLSADAIAKQRAALAAADKPAADSAVQAAAAPLAGAGPEAGKAGGKKAG